In Streptomyces sp. TLI_146, the genomic stretch TCGCGCTCCGCAACGACGTCGGGCTGCTCGCCGAGGAGTACGACCCGGTGGCCGGCCGGCAGCTCGGCAACTTCCCGCAGGCGTTCAGCCACATCGGACTGGTGGCCACGGCGATGGGGCTGGAGGCAGGATAGGCGCATGGATCTTGGACTGAAGGACCGCGTCTACGTCGTCACCGGCGCCTCCCGGGGCCTCGGCCTCGCCTCGGCGCGGGCACTGACGGCCGACGGCGCGAAGGCGGTACTGAGCGGCCGCGACGAGAAGGCGGTGGCGGCCGCGGCCGAGGAGCTGGGGCCGAACGCGCTGGGCGTGGCCGTCGACAACAGCGACCCCGACGCCGCCGCCCGGCTGATCGCCACCGCCCGCGAGCGGTTCGGCCGCTTCGACGGCGTGCTCATCAGCGTGGGCGGCCCGCCGCCCGGCTTCGTCGCCGACAACACCGACGAGCAGTGGCGCTCGGCCTTCGAGTCGGTGTTCCTGGGTGCGGTACGGATGGCGCGCACGGCGGCGGAGGAGCTGGACGAGGGCGGCGTGATCGGCTTCGTCCTGTCGGGCTCGGTCCACGAGCCGATCCCCGGCCTGACCGTCTCCAACGGCCTGCGCCCGGGCCTGGCGGGCTTCGCCAAGTCCCTGGCGGACGAGCTGGGCCCGCGCGGCATCCGGGTGGTCGGCCTGCTCCCGTCCCGCATCGACACCGACCGCGTCCGCGACCTGGACGCCCTCTCCGGCGACGCGGAGGCCGCGCGCACGGCCAACGAGGCCCAGATCCCGCTGCGCCGCTACGGCACGCCGGAGGAGTTCGGCCGCACGGCCGCGTTCCTGCTCTCGCCGGCGGCTTCGTATCTGACGGGCCTGATGCTGCCGGTGGACGGCGGGGCACGGCACGGCTTCTGAGCCGACGTCATACGCCGGGGGGCTCGGCGGCGGGGCCCCCGTGGTCATGTGCCGGGGGCCCCGGCGGCGGGCCCCCGTGGTCATGCGCCGGAGGCCTCGACGACGGGGCCCTGTGCCCCGGTGTCAGCTCACCCGCCGGGCCCGGTGCTTGACTGCGCGCAGCCGGACCTCGGCGGGGAGTGCGGCCAGGCCCGCCGAGTCGCGGGCGTGGGCCAGGGCCTCCGAGGTGAGGCGGGAGAGGGCTTCGGCGGGGGCCGCGTGCGGCTCCAGGAGGAGGGCGACGCGGGCCGCCGGGGTGGTGCGGCGGCCGTGCAGGGTCACCTGGGCGCGGGCCACGCCCGGCAGCGCCTCCGCCTCGCCCGCCAGGACCGTCTCCATGGCGCGGCCGCGCAGCAGCGCGCCCTCGCCGTCGCCCGAGTCCACCAGGACCTCGGCCAGCCGCGCCCGGCGCAGCTGGGCGAACAGCCACCACAGGGTGAGCAGGACGAGTACGGCGAGCACCGCGATGACCGTCGGCCACCACCAGCCGTGGTGGTGCCAGCGCTCCCGGCGGGCCCGCTCCAGCAGGGCGTCGTCGCTGTCCTCCCAGGGCCACCACGACGGCACCGACAGGCCCGCCCCGGCCGCGAGGACCGCGCCGCCCGCCGCCACCAGGACCAGCCCGGCGAGGCCGATCAGCACCCGGTTCACCGTCCTGAGCATGGGTCACCTCTTCCTGGCGGCACGGCCCACATGCACGGAGAGCCCGGGCTGTCCGGCGAGCCCGAGCTCCTTGATGCCCGCGCCCAGCGCGGCGTCCAGATCGGCCCGTACGTCGTCGAGCTCGCGGAAGTGCGAGACGGCCCGTACGGCGACCTTGGCGCGGCCCATCCTGACCCGCACCGACTGCACGCCCGGGACCTCCATCGCCCGGTCCCGCAGCACCAGCGCGGCGGCCGAGCGGTCGAGCCCGGCGCGCACGGTGGCCGAGGCGCGCCGCATCGGCAGCACGTCCCGCAGCCCCGGCGTCACCGCGAGCACGATCAGCCAGATCCCGAGGGCCACCGCGACGCCCGCGCCGGTGAGCACCGCCACGTCGTCCACGGTGTGCCGGGCCGCCCAGTCGGCGAGCCTGCGGCGCCAGGCCATCGCGGGGCGGTCGGCCCGTACGGCCGCGATGTCGTACAGCAGGGGCCCGGACACGGCCAGGACGACGAGGGCGACCAGCACGGCGGGCACCCGCCGCACCGACCAGAAGCGATGGGCCCGGCCGCCCTCGTCCTCGGCGAGGACGGGCACGGGGTCGTAGGCGGCGGACGACCGCGACTGGTCGAGCCCGCCTTCGGGGTCCGGGGCGGCGCCCTTCTCCATGACGACGGGCAGAGGCCGGGTGCCGTTCCCGCCGTTGGACGCTTCCGGCTCGCTTGGCCCGTTCATGCGATCCTCCCCCGGTCCGCCGTACCGGTGTGCGCCGAGTGCAGACGCTCGATCTGCACCGCCACCTCGGGCACCTCCATGCCCGCCAACGCCCTTACCCGCTCGGCGACTCGCCGACGCACGGCGCCGCACTGGGCCCCGAGATCGGAGGGGTAGCCGAGCTCCAGGCTGACCCGCACCCGGGCCACGTCCTGGTGCACCGTGACCGCCGCGTGGGGCGCGGTGCCGCCCTCTGGGGGCGCACCCACCGCCTCGCGCGCCGCCTGCGCCGCGATCTTCGCGACGACCCGGTCGGCGATACGGGTCGCTCCGCGCTCGGCGGGCGGGATACGGCGGGGGGCGGCGGCCGGGCCGGGGTCCACGGGGCCGGGCGCGGTGGAGCCGGGCCCGATGGGGCCGCGTCCGCCTTCACCGGACCCGGACCCGGACTCGGCCCCGGGCGCCGCCGACACCGTCATGAGAACACCGTCATGACTCGGCGTCACCGCCGCCGGTCGCCGCGGTCGCGGTCCCGGGGACGGAAGAAGTCACCGGGTTCGAGATCGCCCTCCAGGAACCTGCCCACCACGAATCCGATCGCGCCGAGCGCCGCAACCAGCAGGAACGCCCCGAAGCCGCCGAAGTATCCGGCGAAGCCGAGCGCCATGCCGGCCACCATGCCGATCACCGCCATGCTCATCCTGAGCTCCTCAGTCGCTCCTCAGTCGGGGGCCGGGGCCTCACTGGAGCCGGTGCTCCGGCTCTTCCTCTTCCTCATCGGGAAGTTTCACGTCACTGACCGCGATGTTGACCTCGACGACCTCGAGTCCCGTCATGCGCTCCACGGCCGCGATCACGTTCTCCCGTACGGCACGGGCCACGTCCGCGATCGCCACGCCGTAGTCGACGACGATCTCCAGGTCGAGGGCCGTCTGGACCTCGCCCACCTCGGCCTTCACCCCGCGCGCCACGGCGGCTTTGCTGCCGCCGGGTACCCGGTCGCGCACCGCGCCGAACGTACGGGACAGTCCGCTGCCCATCGCGTGGACACCGACGACCTCGCGGGCCGCGAGCCCCGCGATCTTCTCCACCACGCCGTCGGCGATGGTGGTACGGCCGCGCGCGCCCGGGTCGCCGCCGCCGCGTCTGGCGGTGGAGGTCTTTCTGGTCCCGCCCTCGGGTGTGTCCTTGCCGCCCAGGCCGGTCGGTTCGGGGCGGCTGCGTTCCGTGGTGTCGCTCATGGCGTTCATCCCTTTCGGCTTCCCCTTCCCCTCAGCTGCTCACACTAAGTGCGGTTGCCCCGTCCCGCGCCCCGGATGCGGCAGGCTGGAGCAATGACGGCTGACGTGTGGAGCACGGAGGTACGGCGCCGACTGGCCCTGGGCAGGCTGCTGCCGCTCGGGGAGGCGGAGGACGGCGCATGGGTGACGGAGCGGGCGGCGGGGGCGGTGCTGCGGGCGGCGTGCGCGTCCGTGCAGGGCCTCGCCGTGACGTCCCTGCGGCTCGCGCTCGCGGATCCGGCGGCGGCCGGGGTCCCGGCCGTTCCGCCGCCGCCGAGTGGGCTGCCGCCGGGGGATGTGGGGGCGGTGGTGGAGGTGGCGGTGTGGGGGTCGGGGCGGCCGCGGGCGGATGAGGTGCGGGGGGCGATGCTGGCGGCGTCCTCCGCGCGCCTGGGCCTGCGCCTGACCCGTGTCGACATCCGGGTGACAACGCTGCTGGACGCCCCCGCTCCGCCCACTCCCCCGCCGCCCCCACCCGGGGCACGCCCCGGGCCCCCGCTCGCCGTGCCCGGTGTGGCGTTCCTGACGGCGGAGCTGGGGGTTCTGCCGGGGTGTGTGGAGGTGGGGGTGTCGGCGGGGTATCGGGTGGTGGAGGTGGTGCGGGGGGTTCGGGGGGTGGTGGGGGGTGGGGTGGCTGTGCTGGTGACGTGGGTGGGGTGAGTTTCGTTCCCCACCCCGCCCCTTCCCGGCTGTGACATGTGCGGCTCCGCCGCGTGGCCTCTGGCGGGCGGCCGGGTTCGTAGGCTGCGGGCCGGTGGGTGGCTGGTGGCGCAGTTCCCCGCGCCCCTGGATGCGCCCCTGCGGGCCGCCCTGGGGATTGCCGCGCAGCGGCATCTTCAGGGGCGTGGGGAACTGCGCCACCAGCCATCTACGGTCCGCAGACGAAAGAAGCGGGGTGCAGGGGCCGCAGGCCCCGCGAACGGGGTCCGGGGGCGCAGCCCCCGGGAGACGGGCCTCCACCCCCACCCACCCCCGGAGGGTTAAGGGAACGGGCGGGGTGGGGGAAAATCAGTCCGCCAAGCCCGCCAGGTCACGGAGGCGCCGCGCCTGCGCCCCCCGCTCCGCAACCCGCTGCTCCTCGTACGACCGCCCAGACGCCCCCCGCAACAGCGCCTTCGTCTCGATCACCGCATCCCGCGGCGCGGCCAGCAGCGCCGCGGCCAAGTCCCGTACAGCAGCGTCCAGTTCAGACCCCGGCACCGCCAGGTTCGCGAGCCCGATCCGCTCCGACTCCTCCGCCCCGACGAAGCGGCCGGTCGCGCAGATCTCCAGGGCGCGGGCGTAGCCCACCAGGCTCACCAGGGGGTGGGTGCCCGTGAGGTCCGGCACCAGGCCCAGGCTGGTCTCGCGCATGGCGAACTGCACGTCGTCCGCGACGACGCGCAGGTCACAGGCGAGCGCGAGCTGGAAGCCCGCACCGATCGCGTGCCCCTGGACCGCCGCGATCGACACGATGTCGTTGCGACGCCACCAGGTGAACGCCGACTGGTACTCGGCGATGACCTCGTCCAGCTCCGCGTCGGAGCCGCGCGCGAGGTCGATGAACGACGGCTCGCCGTCGAAGCCCTCGGGAGTGAAGGCCTGACGGTCGAGCCCGGCGGAGAAGGACTTGCCTTCTCCCCGCAGCACAACGACCCGGACGGTGCCGGGCAGTTCCTGACCGACGGACGCCAACGCCCGCCACAGAGCGGGAGACTGGGCGTTGCGCTTGTCCGGATTGGTCAGGGTCACCGTGGCGACTGCGTCGTCGACGGTGAGCCGGACGCCGTCCTTGTCGAGTACGGGGTCGGGCGAAGCCATGGGGCGCCTCCGGGTCGGGTGCGGTCAAAAATAAGTGACTGCACAGTAACCACCCGGCCGACGATCCGGCCGACCGGGTGGCAACCCGACCCGGCGAGCCCATGGACCCGCCCGGCCCCGGTCAGGCCGAGGCGGTCTTCTTGCCGCGTGTCGCTCCGCCGCGTCCGCGCAGAACCACCCCGGACTCGCTGAGCATCCGGTGGACGAATCCGTAGGAGCGGCCGGTCTCTTCGGCCAACGCCCGGATGCTCGCACCGGAGTCGTACTTCTTCTTCAGGTCTGCCGCGAGCTTGTCGCGCGCGGCGCCGGTAACCCGGCTGCCCTTCTTCAGAGTCTCGGCCACCCGTGCCTCCTCATGGGAAGTGCGCTCTGGACTTCTCATGATCACCCCTCCCGGGCTTCCTGGCCACCCATTCGGCAAGGTCCGTGCAACC encodes the following:
- a CDS encoding nucleopolyhedrovirus P10 family protein, which gives rise to MTADVWSTEVRRRLALGRLLPLGEAEDGAWVTERAAGAVLRAACASVQGLAVTSLRLALADPAAAGVPAVPPPPSGLPPGDVGAVVEVAVWGSGRPRADEVRGAMLAASSARLGLRLTRVDIRVTTLLDAPAPPTPPPPPPGARPGPPLAVPGVAFLTAELGVLPGCVEVGVSAGYRVVEVVRGVRGVVGGGVAVLVTWVG
- a CDS encoding Asp23/Gls24 family envelope stress response protein — its product is MSDTTERSRPEPTGLGGKDTPEGGTRKTSTARRGGGDPGARGRTTIADGVVEKIAGLAAREVVGVHAMGSGLSRTFGAVRDRVPGGSKAAVARGVKAEVGEVQTALDLEIVVDYGVAIADVARAVRENVIAAVERMTGLEVVEVNIAVSDVKLPDEEEEEPEHRLQ
- a CDS encoding SDR family oxidoreductase — protein: MDLGLKDRVYVVTGASRGLGLASARALTADGAKAVLSGRDEKAVAAAAEELGPNALGVAVDNSDPDAAARLIATARERFGRFDGVLISVGGPPPGFVADNTDEQWRSAFESVFLGAVRMARTAAEELDEGGVIGFVLSGSVHEPIPGLTVSNGLRPGLAGFAKSLADELGPRGIRVVGLLPSRIDTDRVRDLDALSGDAEAARTANEAQIPLRRYGTPEEFGRTAAFLLSPAASYLTGLMLPVDGGARHGF
- the amaP gene encoding alkaline shock response membrane anchor protein AmaP, with amino-acid sequence MLRTVNRVLIGLAGLVLVAAGGAVLAAGAGLSVPSWWPWEDSDDALLERARRERWHHHGWWWPTVIAVLAVLVLLTLWWLFAQLRRARLAEVLVDSGDGEGALLRGRAMETVLAGEAEALPGVARAQVTLHGRRTTPAARVALLLEPHAAPAEALSRLTSEALAHARDSAGLAALPAEVRLRAVKHRARRVS
- a CDS encoding helix-turn-helix domain-containing protein yields the protein MAETLKKGSRVTGAARDKLAADLKKKYDSGASIRALAEETGRSYGFVHRMLSESGVVLRGRGGATRGKKTASA
- a CDS encoding enoyl-CoA hydratase/isomerase family protein, which gives rise to MASPDPVLDKDGVRLTVDDAVATVTLTNPDKRNAQSPALWRALASVGQELPGTVRVVVLRGEGKSFSAGLDRQAFTPEGFDGEPSFIDLARGSDAELDEVIAEYQSAFTWWRRNDIVSIAAVQGHAIGAGFQLALACDLRVVADDVQFAMRETSLGLVPDLTGTHPLVSLVGYARALEICATGRFVGAEESERIGLANLAVPGSELDAAVRDLAAALLAAPRDAVIETKALLRGASGRSYEEQRVAERGAQARRLRDLAGLAD
- a CDS encoding DUF6286 domain-containing protein is translated as MNGPSEPEASNGGNGTRPLPVVMEKGAAPDPEGGLDQSRSSAAYDPVPVLAEDEGGRAHRFWSVRRVPAVLVALVVLAVSGPLLYDIAAVRADRPAMAWRRRLADWAARHTVDDVAVLTGAGVAVALGIWLIVLAVTPGLRDVLPMRRASATVRAGLDRSAAALVLRDRAMEVPGVQSVRVRMGRAKVAVRAVSHFRELDDVRADLDAALGAGIKELGLAGQPGLSVHVGRAARKR